A stretch of DNA from Pyxicephalus adspersus chromosome 5, UCB_Pads_2.0, whole genome shotgun sequence:
aataacaataaactgtatttattatctccttcatattacacagtgctgtacattaaacagatgAGTTTAAAACATATCTGATATTaggttatttaataatttataataataataaactgtatttattagctccaacatattacacagcgcagtacaataaataggggttgcaaatgacagacagatacagaacaATGACAGGAGAGGAGGTGAGGACTCTGCACAGAAAATCTTACACATATTATTCCAttcactataaaaaatacatatttattcctAACCCAAACCTGAGCAGGAAATGTTTGATGATTCttacttgtatttatttgcaatcctgtatattaaaatttgcaataaatgttAGACTTTCTTCCTGATAAATATGTTTACAAGCAAAATGATTATAgtttgctggaatttttttttaccagtctccCGCCTCAAAAGCTAATTCATGTCCCATCAACAGATTTCAAACTACAGGTCTGGACTGCCTCCAATACAGCTGGCtaaatttgcaaaaatacatGTAAGGAAAATGAAAACACACCATATTTTAAGTCTGACTACAATACCCAGGTACTGCCTCTACCCAATAATTCTTCAACTTTCAATTAGCTGAAGGAGTTAAAACACTGAGCAGGTACAGATCCTGTGGCAATTACAAATCTCCCTGAAATAAAAGCCAGAAACAGGAAGCCAAAAAACTGGTCCCTAAGGCAGGCATCTGTCTTAAATGATATCATTTGTCAAATTTCCAGCATCTTGTGGTTGCAAACACAAAAAGAAGTTCTGTGCTGTACTAAGGACATTACATTCTCATTAGCCGGAATGTTCCTGAAGTACATAACGCAGGATTTTCATTTAATAGGAAGCAGCTAGAACTTCTTTTGCTttgctgtacagaaaacaaatacGCAATAGTTCTGCCTTAAACATGCACCgcctactttaaataaaaatgttgtgccAGTCTGTGCAGCAGGCATCATTTTAATGCAGACTCATTTACATTTTGATGCAGCTTCATACACTGCTGCAGCCATTTGGCTTTattaaagatactttttttttctttttctcaggtATTTTTGCTGACACACCAAGTgcacacaaaattacattttaagcaaTGCAGCCGATAGGTATTGGTTTTTCTGCAAAGGAAACAGTTTATACTTAGCAATCTGGTCATTGAGATGCATAGTTTTCATTTGTACGTATTTGCTAAAAATAGCCAGGAGCACAGAGAAACCCATAATATGTGCCTTTATATGCTTCTTATTGTTAATACGCCTTGATTAATTGCAGCAATTCGTCAGTTTGTGTGGGAGGGCAACATGAAAAGCCAGCTTACAATGCAAGTGGCCTGTGAGTGACCCCTGGCCTGGGTGAGAAGGAAAGGTCATACAATAAGGAACAGTTTGTCCATAAAGGTTTTGACTCCATTAAGGTTGTACAGGATGAACGctatcctagaaaaaaaaaagaattcttcgACATATTGCTTATTTTAcagaagtgtgatttttttataggtttaacCTTCACATGTACAAAATCAACACAAATGTGtatcattttatacatttgcttGTGACTACTCTAGCGACTAAAAATGTTATCATGTCCATCAAATCAGATTCAGCAAAGGGTCAAAATGTCAATCATTCTCAGGATGAATTCTCATTGCTAGTGaagccattcatttttattgtgtgaGAGACGTTGCTTGAAGGATGATATTTTGCCATTCTCCTTAGCTCACCTCCCAATACAATTGTAGCTGGAGGGATTTACCAGTTAAATGTTAGTCTTTTATCTTTATTACTGGCCCATTAAAATGAAAGGACCCATGACTTAGTTCAGTTCACAGGAAGCAATTTAAGTGGTAATATACATACTGCTATAGTCTTTGCAAAATATTTCACAGTTCTATTTGCATAGTGAGCAGCTAAATGTTTGAGGCATGCCTTGTGTTGTCATGGAAAAATAGCCCTTATATTGGATTGTTGGTGGAGAATttggcattttttctttaatatttttttaataataataaatatataaaatacagaaaaagaatcatctaatttttttaagaatttcttgtaaaataatacacaataaatgcaTTGTTTGATGgttgcatttataaagcagtaaatctgacaatGAAAATGCTGGAGAAGCTTCTAGGTCCTCATATTTTCAATGCTTACTTGTTTcataacaagaaaataaaggTATTATTTAGCATTAGTAAGCAAAAGAGTCTGGGGAAGAAATCAAGCTACAAAAGTCCCACTTTcactataaaaatacagcatAAATACAGCAACATGTGCTGCCATGTCTTCTGACACAAGTATATAATtgtctaaatttaaatttaaaacacaaatgttatatattgaaGATATGATTTTTTAGATATGATAGCTGGGCTAGTTTcattttttcagacttttctttGTTTcggtttttatctttttttttttggtgattctGCCAATATCACATTTCTTGTCTTAGGTATCTTTTGGGGAGTTTTGTGTTATTGTCATTAGGACTGCCCTCTCTCATCATCTTAATAAAAGGAACTGTAGCCCTAACACGCTTCCTGATAACACTGTTTTAGATAATATTGtcagtttttaattattattattattattactagtaataataataaaccatatttatatagcgccaacatattatgcagcactgtacattaaataggggttgcaaatgacagacaaatacagacagtgacacaggagggggagaagACCAATAGGAGGGTGATGCAAGAAAATGCAGCAGGCAGAAACTATTCCCAGTGTAGGATTTAGTAAGTTCTGTAATATAtagtgaataataaataatattaataataaatatgtaatatataagtgAATATTCTTTTGCTTGAAtcgtaaaataatatattaaaataatgtattgcttATACTGTAAAATGCTGCCGTTTGCATGAAAATGGGTTTCTGTTAATAAGCCCCtagagtccttttttttttttttttttttttttggtagatgcCAAAAAGTTTATTGTCTTACATCTCTCAGGAATTCTATTTGTAAGGACAATAGTCTTGATCTCTTTATGCCCTAGAAGGGTCCTACCTGGACATGTTggttttatcatttcatttatatatttcagagAATGCAGATTAAGGTGGTGGAGCATGCAGTGGTGGCTGGGAGTATCTTAAACCCTAGGGTAGACAGGACCCAAGTTAGGAATTAAAGTAGTGAGATTTTGCTTTTGGTTGCATTTGGTGTATCCAAGATATGTAAGGAGCCAGGGGTTTAAGCCATGTACAGTTGTTTAATGGACGTCAGGgcattgttgctggaaacaattgttCATGATGGTTTacaatgacagataaatacacaaGTGCTGTGCATACAGGACAGTTCTGTTCTAAAGAGAaaggaggggggaggatgagcgaCCAGCACCCCAACGccacccccccctccccataggAGAAAAACAACTGTCTTtcctgttaagctacgtacacacgtcagatttttatcgcccgataatcggcatcggccaattatcgggtgaaaatctgccgtgtgtacagtcggtgtcgtccatcgtccggacgaccgacctgccggatccacggacgatggacgacagccgatcctaatgaaagggaaggggagagcgcgcagcagggtgccgctccgtcgctctccccctcccctctccatagagcatgaacggtgctgtatgtacagcaccgttcatgcatcgtgcactcccttgtcgttggaaaggatcgtgaaagatcctttccaacgacaaaaattggcagtgtgtacgcagctttagtctgttcATCAGTCcactgtggcagattgatgatCATTGTGGGGGGGGGCATTGTACACACATGTCGTGCTCTTCTCAGACTGTGATTATCAATATTATGTGTGCATAGCTTTACTTATATACTATACTTATTAAAGCCAACCAGAACGCAATTATAACTAAACCAAACTATTATTCTTAGGAGTGCCAGACCATTAACACTGTGTTTTGTACGGCAATTGAAAAAGGCTGTGCTTTTTGTACTGTGCTTCTAACTGCAGAATGGAGAATCCTGAGATATCAGAGACATATTTTAAGCCTTTCCTATAGAATTCTTCTCTGGAGGTGTCTTAAGGCTGTCTGTTGCACTGGTTTGTATGCCATATGCTCCAGAACAGTTGTAAAACAGCTGCAGTTACATGGGCTGCTTAAATGATAACTTTTAGCTTGAAGGTGTTCCTTTACAAAGTAGAATTAAACACAACTATAGCACATTACAGAACATTGTAATATATGACAATTTGTCTATGCAGTCTGTGGCCTGCGGGCTTTAAAAATAGGTTATGCTACAAGGCTACAGTAGTGTGCTGCAGTACACAGACTCCAAACCCACACATTTTAGCTTTTCTATTATTACAGAAGcagcaatcattttattttccatttttcacacAGTTACAGGATGGTTATGCAGCCTACCAGCTGCTGATCTACTGCTATCTATTAGTTGTTCACTATGGCTTGTTAGAGATTGGTTCACTATGgctcacaattaaaaaaaagcatcaaaggTAATTAAGTTGAGTAATGCTATCCAATCATTCTGGCTATTAATCTGCTGTTCAGTAGTTCTATAATCTGAATTATAATAGCAGTAAGGGAATGTAGGATCCCAGGTGATTCCCAATGCACTCTGATTAGTTAATTGAATTGGTAACGATTATtgcaacattttctttgtaaaacattATACCGATCAATTAACTCATTAACCATTCAGAGTATATGAACAATGGTAtgcatgcagaataaaaaaaaatgtaaggcaaaAGTTGTGGTGGGTTTTGGAGCACATCAGTGATGAATATGGCAAAACATTGTTGAATTTGATCAGtgttctttttgcatatgttGGCGGGTCTTATAATATAACTATGTTGGAGAGTTACCTATTGTAAACACAGCACAACCTGTACAAAGTGCCTAAGTCTGCAAATGTTGGTGCTTTGCTTCTCACTTGCTGTGGGTGTTCAGAACTTCCAGGTGTATCCAATATCTGCTTCCTACCACATGCTGTGGTTACTCCCGGGTCTTGTACATCTAGGGATAAGCCAGTGAGAGGAAGTACAGCACGTTGAGATGGGAGCACATGGGCCATCGGAATAGTAAATGTATGTGCTGGGCCTGCTTGGCAAACGTTACtgtggtgacagggtcactttaaaacagaacttgtGTCAGATGTTACAGAACACATGTTCACTTACAtatgtattgaatattttttgcatatatttaaccCTACTGTCTGATAGCAGCCAGCTAGGTATTTGTTCTTTAGAATTTTTGTgggaaatgtgacattttcagtgTCAAGTTTATCTCCATAGCAACAACCCAACCTCCCCTATATTTCCAAAGCCGGGagtacagaatattttttagctttgtatgAGTGATAAGAGTTAATCCAAAGTAATGACTTGATTGTATATGAGCATGGCACAATGCACAGACCCAACCACTGCATCCTAGGAGAAGAGATAGTCACCATACTAAGAAACAATGGGTTTTCTTGAGGGCCACAAGAAAGTAACCTTCTTCAAGGGAACCTGTGACTTTTCCCATATTTCCCCCAGAGCTTCATTTTCACCAAGATCTGGTATTAATGATGGAAATGCCagactgctgtgtaaagtcttctcaaACACATTTGTAAGATTCTCAGTGGAGTTCTGAATCGACGGTGGCAAATCCATTGGTGAAAATGGTGTCTTATGCACCCTCAACCACTTTCTGACAATTTAAGCCTACTGaatcctttactttttttcttggaatttCCTGTGCAATCAGGgtggaaaaaaaagtcattgatAGTAAGGCCTGGTCATTCACTATATTTAGGTAAGCAGCTCTCTTCATTTTTTGGGACACATCATTTTGTTGAACCTAGACCTGAGCAAATGAAACAACTGAAGCTTGACGACTTTTTCTGGGCCAGACAGTGTAGTTCATAATTGGCCATATTCCTAACAGGATGTagtcttagaaaaaaaatggcgACTTACAGAGCTCTGTATGGTTtcaaaaaaatctaatacattgaacatcttttttttatatttctggaatAGTTTTATACCCTGCCACTAATCTGCAATGTAGCTGTCTGGATGTAAAAAATCCCTGTCAATAAAAATAAGAGGTCAAGAGTACTGTCAACACTCAGAACAATGTATGTTCAATGTCAGACGATATAGTTACTAACTCCTGTATTTCATGTATATTCACATAAGACTGTACCCATTTTACCAAATTGCCATATCACATCCACAAGGCATTCGTTTTCCTCACTTCCCCCAGCACCCTCAAAAACATGTGTTGGAACTTTAACTTTGTTATGGAAAAAGACACTTGAAAATATATATCCACAGtcacatgaatacatttttaatttataatacacTGAAAAAGTGTACCCTCCTAATGATCCATTTACACTTGCCCATTTTGTTCATGCTAAAGTCACATAGTGAGTAACATATGTATGTCGTTTTGGCTAAAACAAACATCAACCAATAAAGCAAGACACCTCCGAGGACTCTACCTGTTTGGATGTAGTTGATAACTATGGGACCTGGTAAGGTCTGAAGTAATATTGGAGTTGAGTGCATGTAGATGGTTGGATTTTCCAATAATTTTGGACATTTATTTTGAGTGGTTTCTAACACATCTTCACAATCAGCACACTAAAATGTAGTCAGTTTCTAGTGTGAACATATTTGGGttaatattgaaatgtttttcttacaaAGACCCTGCGATTGcacaaaatgttaatatttttatctataaatataagGGCAGGGTCAGACCTACCTCTAAACTCTGAATCACACAATACTGTGTGGCTCCGCGCTCGATCAGTCTACACATTTGACAACTGGTGGCGATGAGCAGTACTAGTAAAGCATCACAACTTATTGTATGGTGTATTGGTGCATGTTTGTCCATTGGGAGGCTTATAGGCTGAATAGAGCTACCTCCTAAACATGTATTCATGAGATTCATGGTGTgacttttaattattaaatgcTGACTGCATCATATTTTTGCTCATTGTATTTCTACATATATCAAACAGTTATTGAGAAGACTAGATATTTATCCATACAGCTTAAGGCACTTCCAATTAGGTTGTCATTTTTCAGACCTTATCCTTCTGCCCAACGTCACTATGGTCCTGTTATCTATACAGAAGTTCACGCATCTTTAGGTTTGGGTTAGTATATTGTAACTTACCTTGTAGGATAGAGGGTTAGAGTATCAGGGTAATATATAATTCATTTTCATTACCTGGTGAATAATAGTTAGCACATAAGCCTTACTGGTGATGAGAGAAGCAACTTTCCTCTGGAGTGGGTCTGCCTATTGACACAACAGGTTCTAACTTAGTTCATACAGCTCCTGTCttgaattacttttaaaatagatCCCTTCTCCGTTGCCTTCTCTCTTCTTACAGCTGAGACTTTTGTCACTGGGACCTAGACACCCCTAGTGATTCATGATCCAGGCGCTGGTCCAGTCAGGTTGCCATGCTTCCCTCAATCCTTAAACTTCAATGCTAAGTGATGACCACTACTTTTCCCCATGCATGTATTCTGCCTAAACTGCTCACCTAAAACGGAGCCAAAAGGAACTTTAGGGTGGGCAGGCAAATGTACCAGAGTAGTGATTGGTTCCTACCTTGGTAAGGCCTGTGTTATTGCCTGTGACAGCCATCACTTCCTAGAAAGAAGAGAATATAGAACAACCCAGCATGTTTAAAGTTACTTCTTACTCTTAAAGGGACCTCTATGCtagatctctctctctctcttgatACATTGCTTGAGCCTAAATGTTTGATGCAAATGCTATAGAAGAGAAGGTATTGGCACTATTGTTCTTGAATCAGAACAAGGTGAATATATATTACAGAAGCTTAAATGATTATATTAGTTtggtgttgtgtgtgtgtatgttttatgATTAAGATTACGGGTTTGTTTTAATTGAGAGGTTAAGTTTTAGTGAACAtttaaacaaggcaaattctaaacAAGGTGGTGTTTAGGGAGCCCATGTGCCGGATCGCTAACTACTGACAACTAAAGTTTTGGGAATGGTATAGTGTTAAGGCACATTTTTAAGCTCAGGAACACTAAGACTTTAGATTTTACATGTTCATGGTACCAATGACTCAGCACCAAAAACTAATGAAGCAAAGAAATGACAGACCACAGatgaaaaaagcataataaaattatgttcttGGTGCCAGTCTGTTTTAGTGCCAGTCTGTTTTGGTGCAGGTGTTATATGCAATATTCCCCAATATATTCTGGATAATGTGTAttgtaagctttaaaaaaaataattcttatttgATCCCTTTTGTTCTATACCATGGAAGGtagtttgttatatctgttccaaataaaacaaaacaataccttTCGATTTCAATGACAATGTTTGTAATTCACAGATGGAGTATGGTGAGTGAGTGGTGTCATCTGACCataggaagtgtgttactagCAGGTAAACCAGGTGAAAATGAAGCAAAGAAAACCCTAGGAAAACAAATACACCTTCTTTAAGGATTTTGTTCTTTTAGCTATGATTTAATTAAATAGATTTTGAATGTGTTCctcatatagatatatatccaAATAGAACACTTTCTGTGAAGATGCTGATTAAACACTGTGTgtcaaaaactgtttattattataatttacatGCACGGGCACACACACTAACAAAACAAGCATACAGCTGAAGCCAGATTTCCGTAGTGTTTTTTCACTTATCCTGCAAAAACACTCTTTACTATAATGAGGGTATAAAATGCTTAACAAGAGGACAGTCCTCAGTTTCATAATTCAAGAGTGTCACAGTGGCAATAACCTCAGGTGCCATTTGTCTTTAGTGCACATGTGACACTTTGGCATGATCCATAATTTGGCAGCTATTTAGTGTGACATTTTCCCTTCAGCCGAGCCATAACATTCAGTAAAGTCATTATTTGGTTCCATTTACCATATAAATTGTATTGTTGTGTATGCATGCTAGCTCCTATATCAGAAGCTTTGAAAATGAGTAAATCTtataaaatagatacaaaagATACTTCATGGCAGTTCTGCTCCTCTAtgtagaatgaaagaaaaaaaacgatCAGGAATTTACTCGTTAAATGTCattataaggaaaagaaaaaaaagaccccCTCTTTCTTCTAAAACTGTAATTATAATATGTGTACATGACATGGCTGTTATACTTGGCCAggcttccttttaaaaaaatatcctggtGGGGATCTACCTTAATTTGAAAAGGCATTACGACATTCCAGCAGGACAATTAAATGTGAAGAATATCTGGGTCTTGGCTTGTTCAGCAGGGAAAATAGGCAAATTTAGACATGTGATCGTGattcaaaggaaagaaaaaagagaaagctgCAACCATTTACTGCCACAAAGGGCAAACAAAATTCTAAAATTATACCCGTGTATATAGCGTAGCCTACCGCTGTAAGCAAATATCGTAGATAAGATCAAATGAAATGCTGGTGGTTATGAAATTCTCATATTCTTTTTCTTTGGTAACTATACTAAATACTTCACAAGCCAAAAAAGCTCTATATGTTAGCAGCTTCTAAATTATAACAATGCATAGAGCATTAATtaaaaagagtagaaaaaaaatataatatttcaacACATCCTCAGATAAAAGGTATGCTTACTGCCTAGTGAATTGGCAATCACTTCACTTCTAAAGCAAAACTGAAACAGAATGTTATGTGAAGTGTACAAATCTCACAAGTTTATTTGGAATGGTTAATGTGCTTTTTGCAGGAATCTCTACACTCTTGGCAAGACCTTTATTCGGTGGCAATGCTTACtgccaaaagggaaaaaaacccaTAAATGTACAAACACAAAGGTTTGTTTGTGGTTTTTAAAGGTTTCTTGGACCAAGAAACAGAGTACAAGACAGATAGAAAATAAGGAACATGGGAAAACAGAGATAGCTATGTGTAGTCGTCTGATAATTTAGAAGACGGCAGAAAATTCCACCACCAAGTTTCAATTAATGTATATCTTTGACTAATGTTATAAAGCTTGCACGGCTTCTTGTTAACGGCTACTATTTTTGTAGGAATGTCAAATAACAAatgcataaacattaaaaaagtaactttggtcatattaaatgtatatgaaaattatttattttttaacaaaataaattcctattctgaaatcacaaaataaatctagtcctataataattattacatctttgatttaacaaaatattattatattagacaTATCAAGTAGATCAAAATCAGGTAGAGCTCTTCATTGGAAATGTTACTTTTTCTCTTTATGGCATTGGCAAGGTTAATTGCGAAACAACAATGAATTACCTAAataagcaatttttattttgtgcaatgaaaacattttaccaacacctttgtattgtttttaatatgcCCTCCATTAACTGCAACATGTTTTAGAGTTTCCAGGCAGAAAGTACCGTTTACTTTTGTGATTTATATCATTGTTATGTTTTTACAGCTTGCTGTTGACAAGGTGAGGTAATTCAACTACAATTTTCCCAATGTTTTTCCCTGTGTACAGATAATCTACAGCACGGAAAACAGACTCCAAGCCAGTAAACTTGCCTTCTGGAGATAGTTCTCCATTGTCCACTTCACAAACTAGCTTCCCAGTTCGGTGCAATTTTACCAAAGACATAATAGCCTCCTTGTACTCGGACATATACTGGGGCAAGAAAAAGCCATGGATGCTAGCAGATTTTTTTAGTAGTACTGCAGGTAGGGCTGCTTCTTTCACAGGCAAAATACCTAGAGGTGTTTGATACCCCGAGATAAAGCCAATTATTATAAGATGACCTTTGGTGGCCAGGCATTTTACAGACATATCAAACATTTCTCCACCAACAGATTCGTACACTACATCTACTCCCTCTGGAAATTTTTCCTTAATTATGGAAGCAATATTTTCTGCCTTATAATTAATTGGGAGATCACAACCAATAGATTTTaagaatccagctttttcttcagaTGAACATGTCCCAATGACATAGCAGTTAGCTTGTTTTGCAAGCTGCACAGCAAATTGTCCTGTTCCACCGGCCGCAGCCGTCACCAAAACTTTCTTTCCTTTACTCAGGTTTCCAAACTCTTTGAGGCTGATGTAAGCTGTTGTGCCACTGATGAGAAAAGTCAGAAATTCTGGTGTTACTGAAGGAACTGGAAAAGCTGTCTTAGCTGGTACAACAGTATAATCGGCAAAGGAGCCTGTATGGACATAAGCAACTGGCTGGCCAATTGCAAAATTTTTACTAGCACTTAGTCCCAAACCTACAACTTCACCAATGCCTTCAAAACCAATATCAAATGGAGGCTTCACCATAGCATCATATCTTCCAGATGAAAAGTTGATGTCTGATGCATTGACGCCCACGtatctaggtaaaaaaaagtcaagagaGAAATCTCAAACGGtttgtataaaatatactatcattcaaaacaaattctaaaactgataaaatgaaatatctatagaataataaaaaggtCATCATGCATTagtttaaaatttgtattatataatttaggTATTGACTGTTTGTATGCCAGAATCCCATAAAAGTAGTATTACCTAGATtccaatgaaaatgtaaaatgtattagaaactttttattgcattactggcaggattacAGTAATTCTGTTATTGACCTAACCAAGAAGCCTTTAACAGCAGCTTGTCCTGTGTGTGTTGCAGAGAAGATGAACTAAGTGTAGCATTTTCCAAGTATACAGCAAAGCCTAAAAAAGGCCCACTGCAAAGGTCTCAGTACAATATGttcctcaaataaaaaaacaagccagTACATAGGTCCGGCCAAACTTCAAAGGCaacctttttttacaaaagttaatTAAACCACTCTAATTTAATATAGAACATTACATCCTTGCTTCTACAAAATGGAAGATTGAAGATTCATCTACAGAGCCACTGGCTTCTGCTTTTGTTGACCCTACAAACGGTCTGATCTGTGCACAATGCCTGATATCAACATACTGAATGTGAGTGGTTTCTCTACTTTTTATGAATTAAGATTGCCTTTGATGTTGCACCAGATCTGTGCACtctctcctttttatttttgagattCACTAAGAGCATCCTCTGTGCCATTTATAAGAGCAGCAAGAGCTAATGTTGCTGGATAATTTTAAAGATTCATTCAATATGTTGGGATACACAAACGGATCATCAGGCACAGATCTGACAAATAGTTTTAGTCCAATatgttgcaataaaaaaggaaagcgtTAGAGATAACctagtaatagtagtagtataacctttttttactgtaggacatatttaacaaaaaaaattaaacgttTCCTAAAATAACCACTAAAATACCAAAAATTCTCCATAGGCAATACTTTAAGCTGATAAACCTTAGACAATGGTCCTAAAATTGCTCCTTTCATTAAGTGCGCCTGTTGTTACCTTATTACAGCTTACATAGCAAGCATCACAAATAGTGCAGAtgtgttttttattctatttttttaaaagccattatatttcagggctgatatcgaaagaaaatctggtgtgtgtacagcactcgtcgtccatcgtccgaacaaccatcctggtggatccacggacgacgaacgatctaaatggaagtgaagggggagagcatgcagtgGGGTGTCAATCTGTTGTCCATAGAGCAGagctgtgctgtatgtacagcgctcgttcatgcatcgtgcagtcattagttgttggaaaggattctgaaagatcctttcaattgacaattattgcacgtgtatacaaAGCTTTCCTAAGTTTAATTGCTA
This window harbors:
- the PTGR3 gene encoding prostaglandin reductase 3 isoform X2; amino-acid sequence: MGAWVSGTVPAERLGACCFLLGILLGQLGGFRRTSPIPLCSCRTRGKKKIKQKEAGSEDMRYVGVNASDINFSSGRYDAMVKPPFDIGFEGIGEVVGLGLSASKNFAIGQPVAYVHTGSFADYTVVPAKTAFPVPSVTPEFLTFLISGTTAYISLKEFGNLSKGKKVLVTAAAGGTGQFAVQLAKQANCYVIGTCSSEEKAGFLKSIGCDLPINYKAENIASIIKEKFPEGVDVVYESVGGEMFDMSVKCLATKGHLIIIGFISGYQTPLGILPVKEAALPAVLLKKSASIHGFFLPQYMSEYKEAIMSLVKLHRTGKLVCEVDNGELSPEGKFTGLESVFRAVDYLYTGKNIGKIVVELPHLVNSKL
- the PTGR3 gene encoding prostaglandin reductase 3 isoform X1 gives rise to the protein MSCLRAGLSLLHPTRSLLPRRSIVDMSYSQHFVDFQGSSIPSTMKKLLVTQLSPDFTKAVTLLPNVAVPVPGDEDLLIRNRYVGVNASDINFSSGRYDAMVKPPFDIGFEGIGEVVGLGLSASKNFAIGQPVAYVHTGSFADYTVVPAKTAFPVPSVTPEFLTFLISGTTAYISLKEFGNLSKGKKVLVTAAAGGTGQFAVQLAKQANCYVIGTCSSEEKAGFLKSIGCDLPINYKAENIASIIKEKFPEGVDVVYESVGGEMFDMSVKCLATKGHLIIIGFISGYQTPLGILPVKEAALPAVLLKKSASIHGFFLPQYMSEYKEAIMSLVKLHRTGKLVCEVDNGELSPEGKFTGLESVFRAVDYLYTGKNIGKIVVELPHLVNSKL